The following coding sequences lie in one Polyodon spathula isolate WHYD16114869_AA chromosome 37, ASM1765450v1, whole genome shotgun sequence genomic window:
- the LOC121304344 gene encoding large proline-rich protein BAG6-like isoform X1 — translation MVESENFDVTVKTLDSQSRTYSVGAEITVKEFKEHISSSVSIPVEKQRLIYQGRVLQDEKKLKEYNVDGKVIHLVERAPPQTSPGAETSGPSGPGLSTPQGSTAPHHDRNANSYVMLGTLNLPVNLMDPQQIQHSVQQVMAGFGEAGSNARVSASTGSNGSSVDVHIDMEQAIQSEPRMRLILAQNLLRDTTGVLNRLEGRQNSTHGSGSQASENPSTQTQPPPPPPPPPPPPPPSTGPGSEGPAEPMDTGMTAAPSASTSSSSSSSSFSFSFSSSSSSSTQTEGAAAGTSTGPNHPAPAEFLEVLSELRRLEDRLQPFIHRSQEILSTANSSDYNNNTEEREADQCILNLVGEALRLIGNAFVALSDLRCNLSAATPRHLHVVRPMSHYTSPVMLQQAGIPIQISMGTPVTMAANGRQAAEGQAAAGTTPEQQRTTEAQATPTHSQVPPSQPQATPTQGQAHHNHPQVIRITHHTMEPVVMMQMNIDDSGTGPASSAAPGQGTGGLPQMQIPGLPAEFMQAIVHQITQQAVSMATAASSGQQVPGFQPPPARVVITRPTFTPRPPSMTPRPANVNLRAPQPGQPGAQLQQQQQQQAGPTPNASLSQMISGLVGQLLMQPVIMSQAGAATPPSSGQGAPPSSSSSAPPSSASTSGQTSTSTTSTASTGYPTPTAPPEAQHISQLLGSILGAGGAMGMPPSITVSMPGVPAFMQGMTDFMQAAQQVPGPPQSSDPQQTPPAPSAAPQQTAAPPPQQQAGAGAGAGAGGAAPESLSPEFFTSVVQGVLSSVMGSLGAQQDSTESIADFIQRLSSTSNIFEPGAGVATGFFGDLLSLICQNFSMVDMVMLLHGQFQPLQRIQPQLHSFFREQYLQGQEPTDTNIRMASDTLINELEEHIIESFSSVSVREGVDITRTNLDFLREQFNRIATHILQCADHTFGLRLLELCNQGLFECLALNLYCLRGEQSALTAVINDRIRRMSADVNPSLVNWLTTIMGIRLQMILEHMPVTEEQILHYVRNTPSEAVPETVTEPLSEEMPEVMERETSSASPVPATTAEEAMPSPEQPVSMGTQRAEPESEPWAATVPPEWVPIIRQDLQTQRKMKSQPPLSDAYLCGMPAKRRKTAQSDGPYPSLSEAVSRAARTVGAKPITSPESLQGDLDTPELQEAYTNQVKSDIQKRLQEDPEYSRQRFPNTHQVFNEES, via the exons ATGGTGGAGTCAGAGAATTTCGATGTGACCGTGAAGACTCTGGACTCTCAGAGCCGGACCTACAGCGTTGGAGCGGAG ATCACAGTGAAGGAGTTTAAGGAGCACATTTCAAGCTCCGTGAGTATCCCTGTGGAGAAACAGAGACTAATCTACCAGGGTCGGGTACTGCAAGATGAGAAGAAGCTGAAAGAGTACA ATGTGGATGGAAAGGTGATTCACCTGGTAGAGCGGGCCCCTCCTCAGACTTCACCTGGTGCGGAGACCAGTGGCCCCTCCGGACCGGGGCTCTCCACCCCTCAGGGCTCTACAGCGCCCCATCATGACCGTAATGCAAACAGCTACGTCATGTTGGGCACTTTGAACTTGCCTGTCAACCTCATGGACCCACAGCAGATCCAG CATTCAGTACAGCAAGTGATGGCAGGATTTGGAGAGGCTGGCAGTAATGCTAGAGTCAGCGCCAGTACAGGG AGCAATGGGTCTTCTGTGGATGTGCATATAGATATGGAACAGGCCATTCAG AGTGAGCCTAGGATGCGTCTGATCTTGGCTCAGAATCTGCTGAGGGACACGACGGGAGTCCTCAACCGACTGGAG GGACGTCAGAACAGTACTCATGGCTCAGGCTCCCAGGCCTCTGAGAACCCATCCACCCAGAcccagcctcctcctcctcctcctcctcctcctcctcctcctcctccatcgaCAGGGCCTGGCTCTGAGGGTCCTGCAGAGCCCATGGACACCGGCATGACTGCGGCCCCCTCagcctccacctcctcctcctcctcctcctcctctttctccttctccttctcctcatcATCGTCATCCTCCACACAGACTGAAGGAGCTGCTGCTGGAACTTCCACAGGACCaaa CCACCCAGCCCCGGCAGAGTTCCTGGAGGTTCTGTCTGAGCTGCGCAGACTGGAGGACAGGCTGCAGCCCTTCATCCACCGCAGCCAGGAGATCCTGAGCACAGCAAACAGCTCCGACTACAACAACAAC ACAGAGGAGCGTGAAGCGGACCAGTGCATTCTCAACCTGGTGGGGGAGGCCCTACGTTTAATAGGCAATGCCTTTGTGGCTCTGTCTGACTTGCGCTGCAACCTTTCTGCTGCCACCCCCCGCCACCTGCACGTGGTGCGGCCCATGTCTCACTACACCTCCCCTGTGATGCTGCAGCAGGCAGGCATCCCAATACAG ATTAGCATGGGCACTCCGGTAACAATGGCAGCCAATGGGAGACAGGCTGCTGAGGGACAGGCAGCTGCAGGTACAACCCCTGAACAGCAGAGGACAACAGAAGCACAGGCCACACCCACACATTCACAGGTCCCGCCCTCACAACCCCAGGCCACACCCACACAAGGCCAGGCTCATCACAACCACCCTCAAGTGATTCGGATCACACACCATACCATGGAACCAGTGGTCATGATGCAGATGAACATTGATG ATTCGGGCACTGGGCCAGCCTCTTCTGCAGCTCCAGGACAAGGCACAG gtggcCTACCTCAGATGCAGATCCCGGGTCTCCCTGCCGAGTTTATGCAGGCCATCGTTCACCAGATCACCCAGCAggctgtttccatggcaacggCAGCAAGCTCGGGCCAGCAGGTGCCGGGATTCCAACCCCCCCCGGCTCGGGTGGTTATCACGCGGCCCACTTTCACCCCCCGACCTCCTAGCATGACCCCGCGTCCCGCCAACGTGAACCTGCGTGCGCCACAGCCAGGGCAACCCGGGGCACAG ttgcagcagcagcagcagcagcaggctggcCCCACCCCAAACGCTTCTTTGTCCCAGATGATCAGTGGATTAGTGGGGCAGCTCCTAATGCAGCCTGTAATAATGA gtCAGGCAGGCGCTGCCACACCCCCCTCCAGTGGTCAGGGAGCGCCGCCCTCTTCATCATCTTCTGCTCCCCCCTCTTCTGCCAGCACTTCAGGCCAGACCAGCACCTCCACCACTAGCACCGCTTCCACTGGCTACCCTACCCCCACCGCCCCCCCAGAGGCTCAGCACATCTCCCAGCTCTTGGGCTCCATCTTAGGGGCTGGGGGTGCCATGGGTATGCCCCCCTCCATCACTGTGAGCATGCCGGGGGTGCCAGCTTTCATGCAGGGCATGACAGACTTCATGCAG GCTGCCCAGCAAGTCCCTGGGCCTCCGCAGTCCTCGGATCCACAGCAGACCCCCCCAGCTCCTTCAGCTGCCCCCCAGCAGACAGCAGCCCCACCTCCCCAACAGcaggcaggggcaggggcaggggcaggggcaggagGTGCAGCTCCCGAGTCTCTGAGCCCCGAGTTCTTCACCAGTGTGGTGCAGGGGGTTCTCTCCTCGGTGATGGGCTCTCTGGGGGCTCAGCAGGACAGCACTGAGAGCATCGCAGACTTCATCCAGAGACTCTCCAGCACCAGCAACATTTTTGAACCAGGTGCTGGAGTTGCTACAG GTTTCTTTGGAGACCTGCTGTCTCTGATCTGTCAGAACTTCTCCATGGTGGACATGGTGATGCTGCTTCATGGGCAGTTCCAGCCGCTGCAGAGGATTCAGCCCCAGCTCCACAGCTTCTTCAGAGAGCAGTACTTGCAGGGGCAGGAGCCCACTGACACCAACATCAGG atgGCAAGTGATACCCTCATAAATGAGCTTGAAGAACACATCATTGAAAGCTTT TCATCAGTGAGTGTTAGAGAAGGAGTTGACATCACACGGACCAATCTTGATTTCCTGAGGGAACAATTCAATCGCATCGCTACCCACATACTTCAGTGTGCCG ACCACACATTCGGACTTCGTCTGTTGGAGCTGTGTAACCAAGGCCTCTTTGAGTGTCTGGCCCTCAACTTGTACTGTCTAAGAGGAGAGCAGAGCGCACTCACGGCAGTCATCAACGACAGGATT CGCCGGATGTCTGCGGATGTGAACCCCTCTCTAGTGAACTGGCTGACCACCATAATGGGAATAAGACTGCAGATGATTCTGGAGCACATGCCTGTCACAGAGGAACAAATCTTGCACTATGTCAGGAACACACCG AGCGAGGCAGTTCCAGAGACTGTGACTGAGCCTTTATCTGAGGAGATGCCAGAGGTAATGGAG AGAGAAACTTCTTCAGCATCCCCAGTGCCCGCCACCACAGCAGAGGAAGCAATGCCATCGCCAGAGCAACCCGTTTCCATGGGAACACAGAGGGCGGAGCCAGAATCGGAGCCTTGGGCAGCAACCGTCCCCCCA GAGTGGGTCCCGATTATCCGTCAGGACCTCCAGACTCAGAGGAAGATGAAGTCTCAGCCTCCTCTTAGCGATGCCTACCTCTGTGGGATGCCAGCAAAACGCCGAAAG ACGGCTCAGAGCGACGGCCCGTACCCTTCGCTATCTGAAGCTGTGAGTCGAGCAGCAAGAACGGTTGGAGCCAAGCCTATAACCAGCCCTGAGAGTCTGCAGGGAGACCTGGACACACCTGAGCTGCAGGAAGCCTACACTAATCAG GTGAAATCAGACATTCAAAAGAGACTACAGGAAGATCCAGAATACAGCAGGCAACGTTTTCCCAACACCCATCAAGTATTCAACGAGGAGTCCTAA
- the LOC121304344 gene encoding large proline-rich protein BAG6-like isoform X4, with the protein MVESENFDVTVKTLDSQSRTYSVGAEITVKEFKEHISSSVSIPVEKQRLIYQGRVLQDEKKLKEYNVDGKVIHLVERAPPQTSPGAETSGPSGPGLSTPQGSTAPHHDRNANSYVMLGTLNLPVNLMDPQQIQHSVQQVMAGFGEAGSNARVSASTGSNGSSVDVHIDMEQAIQSEPRMRLILAQNLLRDTTGVLNRLEGRQNSTHGSGSQASENPSTQTQPPPPPPPPPPPPPPSTGPGSEGPAEPMDTGMTAAPSASTSSSSSSSSFSFSFSSSSSSSTQTEGAAAGTSTGPNHPAPAEFLEVLSELRRLEDRLQPFIHRSQEILSTANSSDYNNNTEEREADQCILNLVGEALRLIGNAFVALSDLRCNLSAATPRHLHVVRPMSHYTSPVMLQQAGIPIQISMGTPVTMAANGRQAAEGQAAADSGTGPASSAAPGQGTGGLPQMQIPGLPAEFMQAIVHQITQQAVSMATAASSGQQVPGFQPPPARVVITRPTFTPRPPSMTPRPANVNLRAPQPGQPGAQLQQQQQQQAGPTPNASLSQMISGLVGQLLMQPVIMSQAGAATPPSSGQGAPPSSSSSAPPSSASTSGQTSTSTTSTASTGYPTPTAPPEAQHISQLLGSILGAGGAMGMPPSITVSMPGVPAFMQGMTDFMQAAQQVPGPPQSSDPQQTPPAPSAAPQQTAAPPPQQQAGAGAGAGAGGAAPESLSPEFFTSVVQGVLSSVMGSLGAQQDSTESIADFIQRLSSTSNIFEPGAGVATGFFGDLLSLICQNFSMVDMVMLLHGQFQPLQRIQPQLHSFFREQYLQGQEPTDTNIRMASDTLINELEEHIIESFSSVSVREGVDITRTNLDFLREQFNRIATHILQCADHTFGLRLLELCNQGLFECLALNLYCLRGEQSALTAVINDRIRRMSADVNPSLVNWLTTIMGIRLQMILEHMPVTEEQILHYVRNTPSEAVPETVTEPLSEEMPEVMERETSSASPVPATTAEEAMPSPEQPVSMGTQRAEPESEPWAATVPPEWVPIIRQDLQTQRKMKSQPPLSDAYLCGMPAKRRKTAQSDGPYPSLSEAVSRAARTVGAKPITSPESLQGDLDTPELQEAYTNQVKSDIQKRLQEDPEYSRQRFPNTHQVFNEES; encoded by the exons ATGGTGGAGTCAGAGAATTTCGATGTGACCGTGAAGACTCTGGACTCTCAGAGCCGGACCTACAGCGTTGGAGCGGAG ATCACAGTGAAGGAGTTTAAGGAGCACATTTCAAGCTCCGTGAGTATCCCTGTGGAGAAACAGAGACTAATCTACCAGGGTCGGGTACTGCAAGATGAGAAGAAGCTGAAAGAGTACA ATGTGGATGGAAAGGTGATTCACCTGGTAGAGCGGGCCCCTCCTCAGACTTCACCTGGTGCGGAGACCAGTGGCCCCTCCGGACCGGGGCTCTCCACCCCTCAGGGCTCTACAGCGCCCCATCATGACCGTAATGCAAACAGCTACGTCATGTTGGGCACTTTGAACTTGCCTGTCAACCTCATGGACCCACAGCAGATCCAG CATTCAGTACAGCAAGTGATGGCAGGATTTGGAGAGGCTGGCAGTAATGCTAGAGTCAGCGCCAGTACAGGG AGCAATGGGTCTTCTGTGGATGTGCATATAGATATGGAACAGGCCATTCAG AGTGAGCCTAGGATGCGTCTGATCTTGGCTCAGAATCTGCTGAGGGACACGACGGGAGTCCTCAACCGACTGGAG GGACGTCAGAACAGTACTCATGGCTCAGGCTCCCAGGCCTCTGAGAACCCATCCACCCAGAcccagcctcctcctcctcctcctcctcctcctcctcctcctcctccatcgaCAGGGCCTGGCTCTGAGGGTCCTGCAGAGCCCATGGACACCGGCATGACTGCGGCCCCCTCagcctccacctcctcctcctcctcctcctcctctttctccttctccttctcctcatcATCGTCATCCTCCACACAGACTGAAGGAGCTGCTGCTGGAACTTCCACAGGACCaaa CCACCCAGCCCCGGCAGAGTTCCTGGAGGTTCTGTCTGAGCTGCGCAGACTGGAGGACAGGCTGCAGCCCTTCATCCACCGCAGCCAGGAGATCCTGAGCACAGCAAACAGCTCCGACTACAACAACAAC ACAGAGGAGCGTGAAGCGGACCAGTGCATTCTCAACCTGGTGGGGGAGGCCCTACGTTTAATAGGCAATGCCTTTGTGGCTCTGTCTGACTTGCGCTGCAACCTTTCTGCTGCCACCCCCCGCCACCTGCACGTGGTGCGGCCCATGTCTCACTACACCTCCCCTGTGATGCTGCAGCAGGCAGGCATCCCAATACAG ATTAGCATGGGCACTCCGGTAACAATGGCAGCCAATGGGAGACAGGCTGCTGAGGGACAGGCAGCTGCAG ATTCGGGCACTGGGCCAGCCTCTTCTGCAGCTCCAGGACAAGGCACAG gtggcCTACCTCAGATGCAGATCCCGGGTCTCCCTGCCGAGTTTATGCAGGCCATCGTTCACCAGATCACCCAGCAggctgtttccatggcaacggCAGCAAGCTCGGGCCAGCAGGTGCCGGGATTCCAACCCCCCCCGGCTCGGGTGGTTATCACGCGGCCCACTTTCACCCCCCGACCTCCTAGCATGACCCCGCGTCCCGCCAACGTGAACCTGCGTGCGCCACAGCCAGGGCAACCCGGGGCACAG ttgcagcagcagcagcagcagcaggctggcCCCACCCCAAACGCTTCTTTGTCCCAGATGATCAGTGGATTAGTGGGGCAGCTCCTAATGCAGCCTGTAATAATGA gtCAGGCAGGCGCTGCCACACCCCCCTCCAGTGGTCAGGGAGCGCCGCCCTCTTCATCATCTTCTGCTCCCCCCTCTTCTGCCAGCACTTCAGGCCAGACCAGCACCTCCACCACTAGCACCGCTTCCACTGGCTACCCTACCCCCACCGCCCCCCCAGAGGCTCAGCACATCTCCCAGCTCTTGGGCTCCATCTTAGGGGCTGGGGGTGCCATGGGTATGCCCCCCTCCATCACTGTGAGCATGCCGGGGGTGCCAGCTTTCATGCAGGGCATGACAGACTTCATGCAG GCTGCCCAGCAAGTCCCTGGGCCTCCGCAGTCCTCGGATCCACAGCAGACCCCCCCAGCTCCTTCAGCTGCCCCCCAGCAGACAGCAGCCCCACCTCCCCAACAGcaggcaggggcaggggcaggggcaggggcaggagGTGCAGCTCCCGAGTCTCTGAGCCCCGAGTTCTTCACCAGTGTGGTGCAGGGGGTTCTCTCCTCGGTGATGGGCTCTCTGGGGGCTCAGCAGGACAGCACTGAGAGCATCGCAGACTTCATCCAGAGACTCTCCAGCACCAGCAACATTTTTGAACCAGGTGCTGGAGTTGCTACAG GTTTCTTTGGAGACCTGCTGTCTCTGATCTGTCAGAACTTCTCCATGGTGGACATGGTGATGCTGCTTCATGGGCAGTTCCAGCCGCTGCAGAGGATTCAGCCCCAGCTCCACAGCTTCTTCAGAGAGCAGTACTTGCAGGGGCAGGAGCCCACTGACACCAACATCAGG atgGCAAGTGATACCCTCATAAATGAGCTTGAAGAACACATCATTGAAAGCTTT TCATCAGTGAGTGTTAGAGAAGGAGTTGACATCACACGGACCAATCTTGATTTCCTGAGGGAACAATTCAATCGCATCGCTACCCACATACTTCAGTGTGCCG ACCACACATTCGGACTTCGTCTGTTGGAGCTGTGTAACCAAGGCCTCTTTGAGTGTCTGGCCCTCAACTTGTACTGTCTAAGAGGAGAGCAGAGCGCACTCACGGCAGTCATCAACGACAGGATT CGCCGGATGTCTGCGGATGTGAACCCCTCTCTAGTGAACTGGCTGACCACCATAATGGGAATAAGACTGCAGATGATTCTGGAGCACATGCCTGTCACAGAGGAACAAATCTTGCACTATGTCAGGAACACACCG AGCGAGGCAGTTCCAGAGACTGTGACTGAGCCTTTATCTGAGGAGATGCCAGAGGTAATGGAG AGAGAAACTTCTTCAGCATCCCCAGTGCCCGCCACCACAGCAGAGGAAGCAATGCCATCGCCAGAGCAACCCGTTTCCATGGGAACACAGAGGGCGGAGCCAGAATCGGAGCCTTGGGCAGCAACCGTCCCCCCA GAGTGGGTCCCGATTATCCGTCAGGACCTCCAGACTCAGAGGAAGATGAAGTCTCAGCCTCCTCTTAGCGATGCCTACCTCTGTGGGATGCCAGCAAAACGCCGAAAG ACGGCTCAGAGCGACGGCCCGTACCCTTCGCTATCTGAAGCTGTGAGTCGAGCAGCAAGAACGGTTGGAGCCAAGCCTATAACCAGCCCTGAGAGTCTGCAGGGAGACCTGGACACACCTGAGCTGCAGGAAGCCTACACTAATCAG GTGAAATCAGACATTCAAAAGAGACTACAGGAAGATCCAGAATACAGCAGGCAACGTTTTCCCAACACCCATCAAGTATTCAACGAGGAGTCCTAA
- the LOC121304344 gene encoding large proline-rich protein BAG6-like isoform X3 yields MVESENFDVTVKTLDSQSRTYSVGAEITVKEFKEHISSSVSIPVEKQRLIYQGRVLQDEKKLKEYNVDGKVIHLVERAPPQTSPGAETSGPSGPGLSTPQGSTAPHHDRNANSYVMLGTLNLPVNLMDPQQIQHSVQQVMAGFGEAGSNARVSASTGSNGSSVDVHIDMEQAIQSEPRMRLILAQNLLRDTTGVLNRLEGRQNSTHGSGSQASENPSTQTQPPPPPPPPPPPPPPSTGPGSEGPAEPMDTGMTAAPSASTSSSSSSSSFSFSFSSSSSSSTQTEGAAAGTSTGPNHPAPAEFLEVLSELRRLEDRLQPFIHRSQEILSTANSSDYNNNTEEREADQCILNLVGEALRLIGNAFVALSDLRCNLSAATPRHLHVVRPMSHYTSPVMLQQAGIPIQISMGTPVTMAANGRQAAEGQAAAGTTPEQQRTTEAQATPTHSQVPPSQPQATPTQGQAHHNHPQVIRITHHTMEPVVMMQMNIDDSGTGPASSAAPGQGTGGLPQMQIPGLPAEFMQAIVHQITQQAVSMATAASSGQQVPGFQPPPARVVITRPTFTPRPPSMTPRPANVNLRAPQPGQPGAQQQQQQAGPTPNASLSQMISGLVGQLLMQPVIMSQAGAATPPSSGQGAPPSSSSSAPPSSASTSGQTSTSTTSTASTGYPTPTAPPEAQHISQLLGSILGAGGAMGMPPSITVSMPGVPAFMQGMTDFMQAAQQVPGPPQSSDPQQTPPAPSAAPQQTAAPPPQQQAGAGAGAGAGGAAPESLSPEFFTSVVQGVLSSVMGSLGAQQDSTESIADFIQRLSSTSNIFEPGAGVATGFFGDLLSLICQNFSMVDMVMLLHGQFQPLQRIQPQLHSFFREQYLQGQEPTDTNIRMASDTLINELEEHIIESFSSVSVREGVDITRTNLDFLREQFNRIATHILQCADHTFGLRLLELCNQGLFECLALNLYCLRGEQSALTAVINDRIRRMSADVNPSLVNWLTTIMGIRLQMILEHMPVTEEQILHYVRNTPSEAVPETVTEPLSEEMPEVMERETSSASPVPATTAEEAMPSPEQPVSMGTQRAEPESEPWAATVPPEWVPIIRQDLQTQRKMKSQPPLSDAYLCGMPAKRRKTAQSDGPYPSLSEAVSRAARTVGAKPITSPESLQGDLDTPELQEAYTNQVKSDIQKRLQEDPEYSRQRFPNTHQVFNEES; encoded by the exons ATGGTGGAGTCAGAGAATTTCGATGTGACCGTGAAGACTCTGGACTCTCAGAGCCGGACCTACAGCGTTGGAGCGGAG ATCACAGTGAAGGAGTTTAAGGAGCACATTTCAAGCTCCGTGAGTATCCCTGTGGAGAAACAGAGACTAATCTACCAGGGTCGGGTACTGCAAGATGAGAAGAAGCTGAAAGAGTACA ATGTGGATGGAAAGGTGATTCACCTGGTAGAGCGGGCCCCTCCTCAGACTTCACCTGGTGCGGAGACCAGTGGCCCCTCCGGACCGGGGCTCTCCACCCCTCAGGGCTCTACAGCGCCCCATCATGACCGTAATGCAAACAGCTACGTCATGTTGGGCACTTTGAACTTGCCTGTCAACCTCATGGACCCACAGCAGATCCAG CATTCAGTACAGCAAGTGATGGCAGGATTTGGAGAGGCTGGCAGTAATGCTAGAGTCAGCGCCAGTACAGGG AGCAATGGGTCTTCTGTGGATGTGCATATAGATATGGAACAGGCCATTCAG AGTGAGCCTAGGATGCGTCTGATCTTGGCTCAGAATCTGCTGAGGGACACGACGGGAGTCCTCAACCGACTGGAG GGACGTCAGAACAGTACTCATGGCTCAGGCTCCCAGGCCTCTGAGAACCCATCCACCCAGAcccagcctcctcctcctcctcctcctcctcctcctcctcctcctccatcgaCAGGGCCTGGCTCTGAGGGTCCTGCAGAGCCCATGGACACCGGCATGACTGCGGCCCCCTCagcctccacctcctcctcctcctcctcctcctctttctccttctccttctcctcatcATCGTCATCCTCCACACAGACTGAAGGAGCTGCTGCTGGAACTTCCACAGGACCaaa CCACCCAGCCCCGGCAGAGTTCCTGGAGGTTCTGTCTGAGCTGCGCAGACTGGAGGACAGGCTGCAGCCCTTCATCCACCGCAGCCAGGAGATCCTGAGCACAGCAAACAGCTCCGACTACAACAACAAC ACAGAGGAGCGTGAAGCGGACCAGTGCATTCTCAACCTGGTGGGGGAGGCCCTACGTTTAATAGGCAATGCCTTTGTGGCTCTGTCTGACTTGCGCTGCAACCTTTCTGCTGCCACCCCCCGCCACCTGCACGTGGTGCGGCCCATGTCTCACTACACCTCCCCTGTGATGCTGCAGCAGGCAGGCATCCCAATACAG ATTAGCATGGGCACTCCGGTAACAATGGCAGCCAATGGGAGACAGGCTGCTGAGGGACAGGCAGCTGCAGGTACAACCCCTGAACAGCAGAGGACAACAGAAGCACAGGCCACACCCACACATTCACAGGTCCCGCCCTCACAACCCCAGGCCACACCCACACAAGGCCAGGCTCATCACAACCACCCTCAAGTGATTCGGATCACACACCATACCATGGAACCAGTGGTCATGATGCAGATGAACATTGATG ATTCGGGCACTGGGCCAGCCTCTTCTGCAGCTCCAGGACAAGGCACAG gtggcCTACCTCAGATGCAGATCCCGGGTCTCCCTGCCGAGTTTATGCAGGCCATCGTTCACCAGATCACCCAGCAggctgtttccatggcaacggCAGCAAGCTCGGGCCAGCAGGTGCCGGGATTCCAACCCCCCCCGGCTCGGGTGGTTATCACGCGGCCCACTTTCACCCCCCGACCTCCTAGCATGACCCCGCGTCCCGCCAACGTGAACCTGCGTGCGCCACAGCCAGGGCAACCCGGGGCACAG cagcagcagcagcaggctggcCCCACCCCAAACGCTTCTTTGTCCCAGATGATCAGTGGATTAGTGGGGCAGCTCCTAATGCAGCCTGTAATAATGA gtCAGGCAGGCGCTGCCACACCCCCCTCCAGTGGTCAGGGAGCGCCGCCCTCTTCATCATCTTCTGCTCCCCCCTCTTCTGCCAGCACTTCAGGCCAGACCAGCACCTCCACCACTAGCACCGCTTCCACTGGCTACCCTACCCCCACCGCCCCCCCAGAGGCTCAGCACATCTCCCAGCTCTTGGGCTCCATCTTAGGGGCTGGGGGTGCCATGGGTATGCCCCCCTCCATCACTGTGAGCATGCCGGGGGTGCCAGCTTTCATGCAGGGCATGACAGACTTCATGCAG GCTGCCCAGCAAGTCCCTGGGCCTCCGCAGTCCTCGGATCCACAGCAGACCCCCCCAGCTCCTTCAGCTGCCCCCCAGCAGACAGCAGCCCCACCTCCCCAACAGcaggcaggggcaggggcaggggcaggggcaggagGTGCAGCTCCCGAGTCTCTGAGCCCCGAGTTCTTCACCAGTGTGGTGCAGGGGGTTCTCTCCTCGGTGATGGGCTCTCTGGGGGCTCAGCAGGACAGCACTGAGAGCATCGCAGACTTCATCCAGAGACTCTCCAGCACCAGCAACATTTTTGAACCAGGTGCTGGAGTTGCTACAG GTTTCTTTGGAGACCTGCTGTCTCTGATCTGTCAGAACTTCTCCATGGTGGACATGGTGATGCTGCTTCATGGGCAGTTCCAGCCGCTGCAGAGGATTCAGCCCCAGCTCCACAGCTTCTTCAGAGAGCAGTACTTGCAGGGGCAGGAGCCCACTGACACCAACATCAGG atgGCAAGTGATACCCTCATAAATGAGCTTGAAGAACACATCATTGAAAGCTTT TCATCAGTGAGTGTTAGAGAAGGAGTTGACATCACACGGACCAATCTTGATTTCCTGAGGGAACAATTCAATCGCATCGCTACCCACATACTTCAGTGTGCCG ACCACACATTCGGACTTCGTCTGTTGGAGCTGTGTAACCAAGGCCTCTTTGAGTGTCTGGCCCTCAACTTGTACTGTCTAAGAGGAGAGCAGAGCGCACTCACGGCAGTCATCAACGACAGGATT CGCCGGATGTCTGCGGATGTGAACCCCTCTCTAGTGAACTGGCTGACCACCATAATGGGAATAAGACTGCAGATGATTCTGGAGCACATGCCTGTCACAGAGGAACAAATCTTGCACTATGTCAGGAACACACCG AGCGAGGCAGTTCCAGAGACTGTGACTGAGCCTTTATCTGAGGAGATGCCAGAGGTAATGGAG AGAGAAACTTCTTCAGCATCCCCAGTGCCCGCCACCACAGCAGAGGAAGCAATGCCATCGCCAGAGCAACCCGTTTCCATGGGAACACAGAGGGCGGAGCCAGAATCGGAGCCTTGGGCAGCAACCGTCCCCCCA GAGTGGGTCCCGATTATCCGTCAGGACCTCCAGACTCAGAGGAAGATGAAGTCTCAGCCTCCTCTTAGCGATGCCTACCTCTGTGGGATGCCAGCAAAACGCCGAAAG ACGGCTCAGAGCGACGGCCCGTACCCTTCGCTATCTGAAGCTGTGAGTCGAGCAGCAAGAACGGTTGGAGCCAAGCCTATAACCAGCCCTGAGAGTCTGCAGGGAGACCTGGACACACCTGAGCTGCAGGAAGCCTACACTAATCAG GTGAAATCAGACATTCAAAAGAGACTACAGGAAGATCCAGAATACAGCAGGCAACGTTTTCCCAACACCCATCAAGTATTCAACGAGGAGTCCTAA